From Nerophis lumbriciformis linkage group LG13, RoL_Nlum_v2.1, whole genome shotgun sequence, one genomic window encodes:
- the LOC133613953 gene encoding olfactory receptor 11A1-like, whose translation MDAEFNGTYITFGGYVDMKKYGYIYFVIFLTLYILILCANCTIICLIWIHRNLHEPMYIFIAALSLNSLLFSSGIYPKLFIDVLSEKQTISHSACMFQYFVVHSLGGSDFLLLSAMAYDRYVSICKPLQYPTIMGKRTVIVLLTLAWFIPAVELAVGVVMNSKQKMCTFTTGGVWCNTSVHKLHCVKSTFLNIYVLIVTITNVISPVMFILFTYIKIFIITAHSCGEVRKKATETCLPHLIVLSSFTCLIVFDAMTDQLQSDLPKRVSLVMTLQVVVYSPLLNPIIYGVKMKEISKHIKKLFCQVKPMK comes from the coding sequence ATGGATGCTgaattcaatggaacatatataaCTTTTGGTGGCTATGTAGACATGAAGAAATATGGCTATATTTACTTTGTCATCTTTTTGACACTATATATTCTCATCCTCTGTGCTAACTGCACCATTATATGTCTAATCTGGATCCACAGGAACCTTCATGAGCCTATGTACATTTTCATTGCTGCTTTGTCACTCAACTCTCTTTTGTTTAGCAGTGGTATCTACCCTAAACTTTTCATTGACGTCTTATCTGAAAAACAGACCATTTCTCATTCTGCTTGTATGTTTCAATATTTTGTTGTTCATTCATTAGGTGGATCAGACTTCTTACTGTTGTCAGCCATGGCTTATGACAGGTATGTGTCTATCTGCAAACCTCTGCAGTATCCAACTATCATGGGAAAAAGAACTGTTATTGTCCTCTTGACTTTGGCCTGGTTTATACCTGCAGTGGAGCTCGCAGTTGGAGTTGTaatgaattctaaacaaaaaatgTGCACTTTTACTACAGGTGGAGTCTGGTGTAACACTTCAGTCCACAAGCTTCACTGTGTAAAATCAACATTTCTTAATATTTATGTTTTGATTGTCACAATAACTAATGTTATTTCTCCTGTGATGTTCATTCTTTTTACATACATAAAGATATTTATAATAACTGCTCACAGTTGTGGggaagttaggaaaaaagctacagAGACATGTTTACCCCACCTGATAGTTTTATCCTCCTTCACttgtttaattgtttttgatGCTATGACCGATCAACTGCAGTCAGACCTTCCAAAAAGAGTAAGTTTAGTAATGACTTTACAAGTGGTTGTGTATAGTCCTCTGTTAAATCCAATCATATATGGAGTGAAAATGAAAGAAATATCAAAACATATAAAGAAATTGTTTTGTCAGGTCAAACCCATGAAATAA
- the LOC133613952 gene encoding olfactory receptor 4K15-like yields MKKYGYIYFVIFLTLYILILCANCTIICLIWIHRNLHEPMYIFIAALSLNSLLFSSGIYPKLFIDVLSEKQTISHSACMFQYFVVHSLGAADFLLLSAMAYDRYVSICKPLQYPTIMGKRTVIVLLTLAWFIPAVELASDLPKRVSLVMTLQVVVYSPLLNPIIYGVKMKEMRGRRLVDRKIRSIAIIQSRCVYGSCVGLL; encoded by the exons ATGAAGAAATATGGATATATTTACTTTGTCATCTTTTTGACACTATATATTCTCATCCTCTGTGCTAACTGCACCATTATATGTCTAATCTGGATCCACAGGAACCTTCATGAGCCTATGTACATTTTCATTGCTGCTTTGTCACTCAACTCTCTTTTGTTTAGCAGTGGAATCTACCCTAAACTTTTCATTGACGTCTTATCTGAAAAACAGACCATTTCTCATTCTGCTTGTATGTTTCAATATTTTGTTGTTCATTCATTAGGTGCAGCAGACTTCTTACTGTTGTCAGCCATGGCTTATGACAGGTATGTGTCTATCTGCAAACCTCTTCAGTATCCAACTATCATGGGGAAAAGAACTGTTATTGTCCTCTTGACTTTGGCCTGGTTTATACCTGCAGTGGAGCTCGCA TCAGACCTTCCAAAAAGAGTAAGTTTAGTAATGACTTTACAAGTGGTTGTGTATAGTCCTCTGTTAAATCCAATCATATATGGAGTGAAAATGAAAGAAAT GAGAGGGAGAAGACTGGTTGACCGCAAAATAAGAAGCATTGCAATAATCCAGTCGAGATGTGTATATGGTTCTTGTGTTGGTTTATtataa
- the LOC133613951 gene encoding olfactory receptor 11A1-like, with amino-acid sequence MDAEFNGTFITFGGYVDVDKYGYIYFVIFLTIYILILCSNCTIICLIWIHRNLHEPMYIFIAALSLNSLLFSSGIYPKLCIDVLSEKQTISHSACMFQYFVVHSLGGSDFLLLSAMAYDRYVSICKPLQYPTIMGKRTVIVLLTLAWFIPAVELAVAALMNSKEKMCNFTADGVWCNNSVHKLHCVKSQFFTVFVLFATITIGVAPVIFVIFTYIKIFIVAYHSCGEVRKKATETCLPHLIVLICFTCFTVFDVMTDRLQSDLPKSVILVTTLQVVVYSPLLNPIIYGVKMKEISKHIKKLFCQVKPMK; translated from the coding sequence ATGGATGCTgaattcaatggaacatttataaCTTTTGGTGGCTATGTAGATGTGGACAAATATGGGTATATTTACTTTGTCATCTTTTTGACAATATATATTCTCATCCTCTGCTCTAACTGCACCATTATATGTCTAATCTGGATCCACAGGAACCTTCATGAGCCtatgtacatttttattgctGCTTTGTCACTCAACTCTCTTTTGTTTAGCAGTGGAATCTACCCTAAACTTTGCATTGACGTCTTATCTGAAAAACAGACCATTTCTCATTCTGCTTGTATGTTTCAATATTTTGTTGTTCATTCATTAGGTGGATCAGACTTCTTACTGTTGTCAGCCATGGCTTATGACAGGTATGTGTCTATCTGCAAACCTCTGCAGTATCCAACTATCATGGGGAAAAGAACTGTCATTGTCCTCTTGACTTTGGCCTGGTTTATACCTGCAGTGGAGCTCGCAGTTGCAGCTCTGATGAATTCAAAAGAAAAAATGTGCAATTTTACAGCAGATGGAGTCTGGTGTAACAATTCTGTCcacaaactccactgtgtaaaatcacaattttttactgtttttgttttgtttgccaCAATAACTATCGGTGTTGCTCCTGTGATTTTCGTTATTTTTACGTACATAAAGATATTTATAGTAGCTTATCACAGTTGTGGggaagttaggaaaaaagctacagAGACATGTTTACCTCACCTGATAGTTTTAATCTGCTTCACTTGTTTCACTGTTTTTGATGTTATGACCGATCGACTGCAGTCAGATCTTCCAAAAAGTGTCATTTTAGTAACGACTTTACAAGTGGTTGTGTATAGTCCTCTGTTAAATCCAATCATATATGGAGTGAAAATGAAAGAAATATCAAAACACATAAAGAAATTGTTTTGTCAGGTCAAACCCATGAAATAA